The Pseudomonas sp. Marseille-Q3773 DNA window TGCTGTTGCGCCTCGTGGGCGGCCTGCAGTTGCTGGCTGCGGCGGGCGGCCTCCTTCTGCAAGGCGAGCAGGGCGCTCTGGCGCTGCTCGTCGTGGCCGATTTCCTGCTCCAGGCGCCGCAGCTGTCCGTCCAGCCAGGCGCTGCGGGCCTTGTCGTCCTGCGGCGCCAGGGCCGGCCAGAGGCTGTGCGCCTGCACCTGGGCCACCTGGGCGTGCAGCTGCTCGCCCAGTTGCTGCTGTTGCTGCTGATAGTCCTTGAGCTGGGCGTTGACCACGCCCAGCTCGGTGCGTAATTCCACCAGCTTGCTGTTGAAGGTATCGACCTGCTGCTGTGCGGCGTCTTCTTCGGCCTGGTCATGCCGGCCCAGGCTCTGCAGCAACGCTTCCGGGTGATGGAACGGATGCTCGACGCTGCCGCACACCGGGCAGGGTTCGCCGCCGCGCAGCTGCTCGCGCAGTGCTTCGACGCTGGTGTTGCGCGCCAGGCGCTGGCGCTCCAGCAACTGCCGGGTGAGGTTGAGCGCCTGCTCGGCAGCTTGCAGCTCGGCCTTGGCGGCGGTGCCCTCGGTAATCAGTTGCTGGCGCTGCTGCATGGCCTGCTGTTGCCGCTCGCGCACAACCGCCAGCTGCTCGCGCAGTTCCCGTTCACGGCCATGCAGGCGCGACAGCTCTTCTACGGCACGCTGCTGCTTGCGGTTGTCCTGCAGCATGCCGCCCAGCAGGTCGATCTGCTCCGCCAGCGCCTGTGGCTCGGCCTTGGCTTCGCGGAACAGCAGGTCGAAGGCATCGCGCTCGGCCTGCAGGTGCGCGTTGGCCTGGCTGGCCTGGGCCTGCAGGCCGGGCAGTTCCTCGCGGCCCTTGGCCAGGCGGCCACCGGTCAGCATCACCTGCTTCAATTGCGGCAGATAGGCGTGCCAGGCGTCGGCCAGGCCTGCCAGGTGCTGGCTGTCGGCGAGGGCGGTGTCGATCTGCGTCAATTGCTGCAGGCTGCGCTGCTGGTGCTCCTCCAGCTGCTGTACTTGCTGCTGGCCTTCGGTAACCTGCTGGTCGGCCTGCTGGCTGGCGCTGCGCTGTGCCGCCAGCTCCTGATCCAGACGGGCCAGGTTGTCCTGGGCGGCGAACGCCTGGCGCAGGCGTGGAGCGTTTTCGCCGTGTTGTGTCTGGCTGTCGGCCAGTGCCTGGCGTGCCGCTTGCAGAGCCTGTTCAAGCTCGCCGGTACGGCCCTGCAGCTCAGCTTGCTGGCGCTGTTGCCCGGCAATTTTCTCCGCCACTGGCGCCAGTTGTGCATCCAGCGTCTGCAAGCGATGGAACTGGTGCCGCTGCGGCGCCAGGCGCTCCAGACGGACCAGGTCCAGGCGCGGCTCGGCCAGTTGCTGCCAATCCTGTTCGGCAGCCTGCAAGGCACTGCTGGCTTCGGCGTGCTGGGCCTGCAACTGGCGTTGTTCATTCAGCCAGTTGCGTTGCTGTTCCAACTGGCGCTCGGCAGCCTGGTCGGCCTTGAACTGCTGCTGTGCCAGCTCCAGGCGCTGGTCGAGTTCGGCACGGGCTTCGGCGGCCATCGGCAGCAGGTGGCTGGCACGCTCCTTGAGGGCGTTGTGGGCTTCGCCGGCCTCGCGCGCTTTGCTGAAGGCGCGCTGGCCCAGGCGGGTATAGATGGCGGTGTTGGTGAGCTTTTCCAGCAGCTCGCTGCGCTCTTTGTCGTCGGCCTTGAGGAAGGCGCCGAACTCGCTCTGGGCGAGCATCACTGCGCGGGTGAACTGCTCGAAGTTCAGGCCCAGGCGGGCTTCGACCAGTTGTTTGTATTCGTTCTTGCCGCTGGCCAGCACCTGCTCGCTGTCCAGGTCGTAGAAGCTCTGGCGGCTGAGCTGCAGCTTGCCGTTGGCCTTGTCGCGGGCGCGGTTGGCTTCCCAGCGGGCACGGTAGCGGCGGCCATCGATACCGACGAAGTCGACTTCGGCAAAGCCGCTGCCGGTACCCCGGCGCAGCAGGTTGCGGGGGTCGGATGTAGGAATGTCGCCGTCGGCGTCCGGCACCTTGGCCTCGCGGCCGATGTCGTTGAGCCGCGGTACGCTGCCGAACAGGGCCAGGCACAGGGCGTCGAGCAGGGTACTCTTGCCGGCGCCGGTGGGGCCGGTGATGGCGAACAGGCCGGCGCTGGCCAGCGGCTCGGCGGTGAAGTCGATGTCGATCGGGCCGGCCAGCGATGCCAGGTTCTTCAGGCGGATGGCGAGAATCTTCATGGCTGTTCCTCTTCCTGCAGCACGTCCTGCAACAGCAGGGCAAAGTCGGCCAGCGCCTGTTCGTCGACAGGGTTGCCATAGGCCTGTTCCCAGGCGCGGCTGAACAGGTCCTGCGGGGTCATCTGGGCCAGTTCGACGAAGGCCAGGTCATCGTCTTCGGCGTTGTTGCGGCCGGCGTATTCGGCACTGATGCGCACCAGGCGCACAGCCTTGCCTTGCAGGGCGCCTTCGATCTGCTGGCGCAGGTCGGGTTGCGGCTCGTCGAGGATTACCCGCACTTCCAGCCAGGGCTGGCGGTTGGGGTCTTCGAGCAGGTCGATCACCGGCAGTTCGCCGAGTTGCGCCAGCAGTTCGCCCAGCGGTGCCGGGCCAACCCGTTGCAGGGCTACCGCGCGCGGAACCGGGCGCGGCTCGACGCTGACCAGGCCGCTGCCATCCAGCTCCACTTCCAGAACCTGGTGCGGGTAGTTGATTTCGGCGAACGACAGCGGGATCGGCGAGCCGCTGTAGCGAATGCGGTCTTCGCGGTTGACCTTCTGCGGCTTGTGCAGGTGGCCCAGGGCGACATAGCTGATGGCCTTGTCGAACAGCCTGGCCGGCAGCGCCTCGGCGTTGCCGATGATCAGGCTGCGTTCGGAGTCCTCCGACACCGCGCCACCGGCCATGTGCGCGTGGCTGATGGCGATCAGCGCCTGGTCTTTCTTGCGCTTCTTCTGCGCAGCGGCGATCAGTTGCTGGTGTACCTGGGTGATGCCTTGCAGGTAATCGTCGCCCAGTTGCGGGCCAGTCACCTCGGCCGGGCGCAGGAAGGGCAGGGCCAGGCACCAGGCGGCGATCTTGCCGCGGCCATTGGTCAGCGGGATCAGCAGGCGCTCGGCGTCCAGCTGGCCCTCGTCCAGCCAGTGCACGCGGCCCAGGGCATGAGTACGCAGGCGGCGCATGAGGGCGGCGGGCAACTCGATGCGCGAGCCGGAATCGTGGTTGCCGGCGATCATCACGATGTCCAGCTTGGGCAACTGCTCATGGGCCTGGACGATGAAGTCGTAGAGGCGCTCCTGGGCTTTGACAGGCGGGTTGACCGTGTCGAAGATATCCCCGGCGATCAGCAGCGCATCCGGCTGACGCAGGCGCAGCTGGCCGAGCAGCCATTCGAGGAAGCAGGCGTGTTCGAAATCGCGTTCCTGGCCGTGCAGGCTTTGGCCCAGGTGCCAGTCGGAGGTATGAAACAGACGCATGGATGACCTGTTGGTGTCGAGTCGAGCAAGCGGGGGCTTGGCTTGGGTGATGGGTATTGCGCAAGGGCGATATGGTAACCCAAGCGTGGGGCCGCTGGGCGGCCCGATCGCCGGCAAGCCTCAAGGTGCTGCGCACCTCGTTTTGCAGGAGCGGCCTTGCGTCGCGAAAGGGGGGGGGGCGAAGCGCCCCCAGGGTCTTCCCATCACTGCCAGGTCGCCGGGGCCGCTTTGCGGCCCTTTCGCGACGCAAGGCCGCTCCTACAAAAGAATCGCGTCTGTATCCGGCCTTGTGCTATCAGTGCCAGGTGATATCCTGGACCGGGGACGATCTTCTTCATGGCGTATTCCTCTGAAACAGAAGGTAACTGCCACCTGAATCTTTCTCACGGATTGAAGGTGGCAGCCGTACGCGGGGTGAGAAACCGAGGAGAAATACGCAAAGACTCGGCCGGGCCAAGGCCCGCCCACGTACGGCCACCATAGAAGTGCTGCGTAAGATCTCTGTCGGGTTCTCACACCCGGTCACCGAAGCGACCCGGAAACGTTATCTGTGAGGTGTTTCCCCGACAACAGCGATGGTTCGGCAGCGTGCGTAGGATAATTCCTAAGCGGGTTGATCCTGAAGCATTGGGTTGCAGGTTCAGAAATATCTTACGGTGGCACCGGCTGCGCCGGTGTTCGCGGGCATGCCCGCGAAGAGGCCCGCACAGGCAACCACTTACTTGGGATATAGCGGCGGCAGGTTGCCGCTCTCGCCAGGCGGCAGCAGTACCTGCTCAGCTGGCGGAATGGTACCGATCGCCCGCCACAAATCCTCACCCTGCCAATACTGCCCGCTCTCGCTGTACAACGCCCCGTTCAAGCCATCCAGCGCATCCGACAGCGGTACGAAGCGCGCCGCCATTTCGGCCAGGGTTTCCGGCTGCTGCCGGGCCCAGGCGTCCAGTGCCTGGCGGGTGGCCTGCGGGTCGTTGGCCTGGCAGGCGCGCTTGAGGTCATCCAGCAAGGTACGTGGGCTCGGCCCGCTCTGTGCGGCGCGCAGCACGGCCGGTTGCGAACGGGCGCGCCACCACAGGGCGAAGCCCAGCACGCTGGTCAGGGCAAACAGCAAGGTGGCCAGCTGCCACGGCCACAGCAGGCTGCTGGCGCTGCTGCTGTCGCCGACCGGGGTGTCGGCGCTCAGTGCCGGGTTGTCCTGCACGTTCAGCGTGCGCGCCGGCAGGCTACTGTGCTCCAGGTGGTCTTCGCGGGTGTTCCACCAGGCCACCTCCAGCACCGGCAACGCCAGCGCGCCACTGTGGGTCGGC harbors:
- a CDS encoding exonuclease SbcCD subunit D C-terminal domain-containing protein encodes the protein MRLFHTSDWHLGQSLHGQERDFEHACFLEWLLGQLRLRQPDALLIAGDIFDTVNPPVKAQERLYDFIVQAHEQLPKLDIVMIAGNHDSGSRIELPAALMRRLRTHALGRVHWLDEGQLDAERLLIPLTNGRGKIAAWCLALPFLRPAEVTGPQLGDDYLQGITQVHQQLIAAAQKKRKKDQALIAISHAHMAGGAVSEDSERSLIIGNAEALPARLFDKAISYVALGHLHKPQKVNREDRIRYSGSPIPLSFAEINYPHQVLEVELDGSGLVSVEPRPVPRAVALQRVGPAPLGELLAQLGELPVIDLLEDPNRQPWLEVRVILDEPQPDLRQQIEGALQGKAVRLVRISAEYAGRNNAEDDDLAFVELAQMTPQDLFSRAWEQAYGNPVDEQALADFALLLQDVLQEEEQP
- a CDS encoding AAA family ATPase; amino-acid sequence: MKILAIRLKNLASLAGPIDIDFTAEPLASAGLFAITGPTGAGKSTLLDALCLALFGSVPRLNDIGREAKVPDADGDIPTSDPRNLLRRGTGSGFAEVDFVGIDGRRYRARWEANRARDKANGKLQLSRQSFYDLDSEQVLASGKNEYKQLVEARLGLNFEQFTRAVMLAQSEFGAFLKADDKERSELLEKLTNTAIYTRLGQRAFSKAREAGEAHNALKERASHLLPMAAEARAELDQRLELAQQQFKADQAAERQLEQQRNWLNEQRQLQAQHAEASSALQAAEQDWQQLAEPRLDLVRLERLAPQRHQFHRLQTLDAQLAPVAEKIAGQQRQQAELQGRTGELEQALQAARQALADSQTQHGENAPRLRQAFAAQDNLARLDQELAAQRSASQQADQQVTEGQQQVQQLEEHQQRSLQQLTQIDTALADSQHLAGLADAWHAYLPQLKQVMLTGGRLAKGREELPGLQAQASQANAHLQAERDAFDLLFREAKAEPQALAEQIDLLGGMLQDNRKQQRAVEELSRLHGRERELREQLAVVRERQQQAMQQRQQLITEGTAAKAELQAAEQALNLTRQLLERQRLARNTSVEALREQLRGGEPCPVCGSVEHPFHHPEALLQSLGRHDQAEEDAAQQQVDTFNSKLVELRTELGVVNAQLKDYQQQQQQLGEQLHAQVAQVQAHSLWPALAPQDDKARSAWLDGQLRRLEQEIGHDEQRQSALLALQKEAARRSQQLQAAHEAQQQAQRHLEHQHQALASDEQQLQQSLNDLASVLPDEVLKALSDDPANAFLALDQQIAQRLQLLEQRKDEQQEQQARQAQLDKLHDQHQARLQTQQQLQQQLAALDAQRQHAQASLGELLGEHASAEAWQQHMDATLEQARAFEADTVQRLQELRNQGVQLASELNANIRQQQALDAERQQLQAQIAQWRSAHPELDDAGLDRLLGIDEAQVNELRQRLQSAEKAIEQGRVLLQEREQRLQQHAAQMAVDTSAEALEQALAELHERLAVHEQQCAELRAQQADDQRRQQAHQALAAEIEQAHQQWQRWARLNALIGSASGDVFRKIAQGYNLDLLLHHANAQLRQLARRYRLKRGGSALGLLVLDTEMGDELRSVHSLSGGETFLVSLALALGLASMASSTLRIESLFIDEGFGSLDPESLQLAMDALDGLQAQGRKVAVISHVQEMHERIPVQIQVRRQGNGLSDVEVCG